In Paenibacillus sp. 1781tsa1, one DNA window encodes the following:
- a CDS encoding MgtC/SapB family protein: protein MGDPWFIDEWHILLRLLLAMLLGGLVGLERERSNHAAGLRTHILVCLGSALIMMLSVYGFKDFANELNVRIDPARLATAVITGVGFLGAGTILFTGKSITGLTTAASIWVVAAIGLAAGAGFFFASIVSTVLVLLNLWVFNKLELRYLRGNKLHVVTLHTLSEPGFLEQLSSCMEQEKIKIRKITVNEQDLAYAEMVSVERKIEIVLHVQVPHDFQTVGLVSKLRQWEHVTKVSIE, encoded by the coding sequence TTGGGCGATCCCTGGTTCATTGATGAGTGGCACATTTTATTACGATTATTGCTGGCTATGCTGCTTGGAGGGCTCGTAGGCCTGGAGCGGGAACGGTCCAATCATGCTGCCGGTTTGCGTACCCATATCCTGGTATGTCTTGGTTCTGCATTAATTATGATGTTGTCTGTTTATGGTTTTAAAGATTTTGCTAATGAATTAAATGTAAGGATCGATCCAGCACGTCTGGCCACTGCTGTAATTACAGGTGTCGGATTCCTGGGAGCAGGAACAATTCTCTTCACCGGTAAATCCATTACCGGACTGACGACAGCTGCTTCAATCTGGGTTGTTGCAGCCATTGGGCTTGCAGCAGGTGCGGGATTCTTTTTTGCCTCTATCGTATCAACCGTCCTAGTATTGCTTAATCTATGGGTCTTCAACAAATTAGAGCTGAGGTATTTACGAGGGAACAAACTGCATGTTGTTACACTTCATACCCTGTCTGAACCCGGTTTTCTCGAACAACTGTCTTCATGTATGGAGCAGGAGAAGATCAAAATTCGTAAAATCACCGTGAATGAACAAGACCTAGCATATGCCGAGATGGTGTCAGTTGAACGTAAAATTGAGATTGTGTTACATGTTCAGGTACCGCATGATTTCCAAACGGTAGGCTTGGTATCCAAGTTAAGACAGTGGGAACACGTTACCAAGGTGTCGATCGAATAA
- a CDS encoding DUF5345 family protein produces the protein MSRSDDEQEQEVVERLQQHMKVLDDVFEPTNIPSLGSLEAQVRERRQIRRRTNWIEMICFWLVGLLAIVFGVLLFVSAPALYLSIQALGTVVAVILVVIWRRQKEVRYE, from the coding sequence ATGAGCAGATCAGATGATGAACAGGAACAAGAGGTTGTAGAGCGATTGCAGCAACATATGAAAGTACTCGATGACGTATTTGAGCCCACAAACATACCTTCATTAGGTTCACTTGAAGCTCAAGTCAGAGAACGAAGACAAATCAGACGCCGAACCAATTGGATCGAGATGATATGTTTCTGGTTGGTAGGTTTGCTTGCCATTGTGTTCGGGGTATTATTGTTCGTATCTGCTCCAGCTCTATATCTGAGTATCCAGGCTCTTGGTACAGTTGTTGCTGTGATTTTAGTTGTGATCTGGCGGCGACAAAAGGAGGTTCGTTATGAATAA
- a CDS encoding sigmaY antisigma factor component produces the protein MNKMHYSLDEISPLWLILLGIFLLVQGTWIFQDARRRGRFPWLWGLWGITGFPTPLIIYWFVVIRSQRKPSEPKK, from the coding sequence ATGAATAAAATGCATTATTCATTGGATGAAATTTCTCCATTGTGGCTTATACTGCTTGGCATTTTCCTCTTGGTTCAAGGCACATGGATCTTTCAGGATGCACGCAGACGTGGACGTTTCCCTTGGTTATGGGGATTATGGGGGATCACAGGATTTCCCACGCCGCTCATTATATACTGGTTTGTCGTTATTCGATCACAGCGAAAGCCAAGTGAACCCAAAAAGTAA
- the gatA gene encoding Asp-tRNA(Asn)/Glu-tRNA(Gln) amidotransferase subunit GatA encodes MSLFEQSLPELHNKLHAKELSVSDLVDQAYQNIGAHDDKVKAYLALDEEQARARARQLDDRLVSGEEKGLLFGLPVGIKDNIVTNGLRTTCGSQFLRNFDPVYDATVVEKLKAADTVTIGKLNMDEFAMGGSNENSSFSPVRNPWALDRVPGGSSGGSAAAVAAGEAYFTLGSDTGGSIRQPASYCGVVGLKPTYGLVSRFGLVAFASSLDQIGPLTKNVEDSAYVLQAIAGYDAKDSTSAKVEIPDYLSGLTGDVKGLRIAVPKEYIGEGVDPQVKETVLSALKVLEGLGATWEEVSLPHTEYAVATYYLLASSEASSNLARFDGVRYGVRADNPDNLLDLYHQSRSQGFGPEVKRRIMLGTYALSSGYYDAYYLKAQKVRTLIKQDFDNVFAKYDVIIGPTAPTTAFKLGSQVDDPLTMYLNDILTIPVNLAGVPAVSIPCGFSDGLPVGLQIIGKAFDETTVLRVAHAFEQNTEFHKQRPQL; translated from the coding sequence GTGAGTTTATTTGAACAATCGTTGCCTGAGTTACATAACAAGCTGCATGCCAAAGAGCTGTCGGTCAGCGATCTGGTGGATCAGGCGTATCAGAATATTGGCGCGCATGACGATAAGGTTAAGGCGTATTTGGCACTGGATGAAGAACAAGCACGCGCTCGTGCACGTCAACTGGATGACCGTCTGGTGAGCGGTGAGGAGAAAGGTTTGCTTTTCGGCCTGCCTGTAGGGATTAAGGATAACATCGTTACGAACGGACTGCGCACGACGTGCGGCAGCCAATTTCTTCGTAATTTCGACCCGGTGTATGATGCAACAGTTGTCGAGAAATTGAAAGCTGCGGACACCGTCACTATTGGTAAACTCAACATGGACGAATTCGCCATGGGTGGCTCCAATGAGAACTCAAGTTTCTCCCCTGTACGTAATCCATGGGCACTTGATCGTGTTCCAGGAGGCTCCAGCGGTGGTTCTGCAGCAGCTGTGGCTGCGGGAGAAGCATACTTCACGCTTGGATCAGACACAGGTGGCTCCATCAGACAACCTGCTTCGTATTGTGGTGTTGTTGGATTGAAGCCGACATATGGACTTGTTTCCCGCTTTGGTTTGGTTGCATTTGCCTCATCTTTGGATCAGATTGGACCTTTGACGAAAAATGTTGAAGATTCTGCTTATGTATTGCAAGCCATTGCCGGTTATGACGCCAAAGATTCGACATCTGCAAAAGTAGAGATTCCGGATTATTTGAGCGGACTGACAGGTGACGTTAAAGGGCTTCGCATTGCTGTTCCGAAGGAATACATTGGTGAAGGCGTCGATCCACAAGTGAAAGAAACGGTTCTGTCTGCATTGAAAGTTCTCGAAGGACTTGGGGCAACATGGGAAGAAGTATCCCTTCCGCATACCGAATATGCGGTGGCTACGTATTACCTGTTGGCATCTTCAGAGGCTTCTTCAAACCTGGCTCGATTTGATGGCGTACGTTATGGCGTGCGTGCAGACAATCCGGACAACTTGCTCGATCTGTATCACCAGTCTCGGAGCCAAGGCTTTGGTCCCGAAGTGAAACGACGTATCATGCTTGGAACGTATGCACTCAGTTCGGGTTATTATGATGCCTATTATCTGAAAGCACAAAAAGTACGTACATTGATCAAACAGGATTTCGACAATGTATTTGCCAAATATGATGTGATTATTGGACCAACTGCGCCAACTACGGCGTTCAAACTGGGTTCACAGGTGGATGATCCGCTTACGATGTATCTGAACGATATTTTGACGATTCCGGTCAACCTGGCTGGTGTACCTGCCGTGAGTATTCCATGTGGATTCTCGGATGGATTGCCTGTTGGCTTGCAAATTATCGGTAAAGCCTTTGATGAAACAACCGTATTGCGTGTAGCGCATGCGTTTGAACAAAATACAGAATTCCACAAGCAGCGTCCGCAGCTGTAG
- the gatB gene encoding Asp-tRNA(Asn)/Glu-tRNA(Gln) amidotransferase subunit GatB, producing MSASKYETVVGLEVHVELHTNSKIFCGCSTAFGAPPNTHTCPVCLGHPGVLPVLNRQAVDYAMKAAMALNCTIADVSKFDRKNYFYPDSPKAYQISQFDQPIGENGWIDIEVNGETKRIGITRLHLEEDAGKLTHIDGGYASLVDFNRVGTPLVEIVSEPEISSPEEARAYLEKLRAIMQYCDVSDVKMEEGSLRCDANISLRPHGQEKLGTRAELKNMNSFRGVQRGLEYEQYRQAEILDDGGEVVQETRRWDEAQGKTLSMRGKEQAHDYRYFPDPDLVKLHIDAAWKERIKATIPELPDERKARYTADYGLPSYDAEVITSSKAIADLFEDSLKFTQDAKSVSNWIMGDLLGYLNTSNLEVTQVPLTGQGLGEMIGLLEKGTINSKIAKTVFKEMLESGKLPQQIVEEKGLVQISDEGAILAIVEQVVANNPQSVEDYKAGKQKAIGFLVGQVMKESKGKANPALANQLLADVLNR from the coding sequence ATGTCCGCATCTAAATATGAAACGGTCGTTGGACTTGAAGTCCACGTGGAGTTGCATACCAACTCCAAAATTTTCTGTGGCTGCTCCACAGCTTTTGGAGCTCCGCCGAACACCCATACTTGCCCGGTCTGTCTCGGACATCCGGGCGTACTGCCGGTACTGAATCGTCAGGCGGTAGACTACGCCATGAAGGCAGCGATGGCCCTCAATTGTACGATTGCTGATGTCAGCAAGTTTGACCGTAAAAACTACTTTTACCCCGACTCACCAAAAGCCTATCAAATCTCGCAATTTGATCAACCGATCGGTGAGAACGGCTGGATTGATATCGAAGTGAATGGTGAAACGAAACGAATCGGCATCACGCGTCTTCACTTGGAGGAGGATGCAGGGAAGCTTACACATATCGATGGCGGATACGCGTCTTTGGTGGACTTCAACCGTGTCGGTACTCCACTGGTGGAGATTGTATCCGAACCTGAGATTTCTTCTCCGGAAGAAGCACGTGCATATCTTGAAAAATTGCGCGCAATCATGCAGTACTGTGATGTATCGGACGTGAAGATGGAAGAAGGTTCACTGCGTTGTGACGCCAACATCAGTTTGCGCCCACATGGACAGGAGAAGCTGGGAACCAGAGCGGAGCTGAAAAACATGAACTCCTTCCGTGGTGTTCAGCGTGGTCTCGAATATGAACAATATCGCCAGGCTGAAATTTTGGATGATGGCGGTGAAGTGGTTCAGGAGACGCGTCGCTGGGACGAAGCTCAAGGAAAAACACTGTCGATGCGTGGCAAGGAACAGGCGCATGACTACCGTTATTTCCCGGACCCGGATCTCGTGAAGCTGCATATTGATGCAGCCTGGAAAGAGCGCATCAAGGCTACCATACCTGAGCTTCCAGACGAACGTAAAGCTCGTTACACAGCTGATTATGGATTGCCTAGCTATGATGCAGAGGTTATTACTTCATCCAAGGCTATCGCTGATCTTTTTGAAGATAGCTTGAAATTCACTCAGGATGCCAAATCCGTATCCAACTGGATTATGGGCGACTTGCTGGGTTACCTGAATACGAGCAATCTTGAGGTGACTCAGGTTCCACTGACAGGTCAAGGTTTGGGTGAGATGATCGGACTGCTGGAGAAGGGCACCATTAACAGTAAAATCGCCAAAACGGTATTCAAGGAAATGCTGGAGAGCGGTAAGCTTCCACAGCAGATCGTTGAAGAGAAGGGTCTTGTGCAGATTAGTGATGAAGGCGCCATTCTTGCCATTGTTGAGCAGGTTGTAGCGAATAACCCTCAATCCGTGGAAGACTATAAAGCCGGTAAACAGAAAGCCATTGGCTTCCTTGTTGGTCAGGTTATGAAAGAAAGTAAAGGCAAGGCGAATCCCGCTCTAGCCAATCAACTGCTTGCAGATGTACTGAACCGCTAA
- a CDS encoding GNAT family N-acetyltransferase has translation MNIQLLSLSDLETLGQLWRLQHVAYRLEAEIIGFQEIPPLMDTMETLRDCGESFYGCIHSDGELIGAVAVAEEEENTLTITRMMVHPDHFRKGIAASLMTYVLEQHADLPRYIVSTGTLNQPAVNLYTKFGFHPVEVTQIAPGVELSTFHKNKL, from the coding sequence ATGAACATTCAACTATTGTCACTGAGTGATCTGGAGACGTTGGGACAGTTATGGAGACTACAGCATGTGGCTTATCGATTGGAAGCCGAAATCATCGGATTTCAGGAGATTCCTCCTTTAATGGATACGATGGAGACGCTTCGGGATTGTGGAGAGAGCTTTTATGGTTGTATCCATAGTGACGGAGAGCTTATCGGGGCTGTCGCTGTGGCGGAGGAAGAGGAGAATACACTGACCATTACACGAATGATGGTGCACCCGGATCACTTTCGCAAAGGAATTGCGGCATCTTTGATGACGTATGTGTTGGAACAGCATGCGGATCTTCCACGTTATATCGTCTCCACAGGAACGCTGAATCAACCCGCTGTCAATCTGTACACCAAATTTGGCTTTCATCCTGTGGAAGTTACACAGATTGCACCTGGAGTGGAATTATCGACTTTTCACAAGAATAAACTTTAA
- a CDS encoding DUF4097 family beta strand repeat-containing protein translates to MMNRKVRVGRYTAAALIVAVGVLLIMDKRWGTDYVYEMVDWWPFLLVVLGVEYIVLFLWTRRRKKVQSDKPSHPDEQIKVRFRPDAKGILASLILAASVFIVTEQDHYMHLWNRVSLNLGAASMDYSQAAGYMEDKGTIRVPVRMDTSDLVVEGVNGDISVQRGDTEEIEVRTVIWVDQTTEVQAKAVAAASFVETDGTKVIHIKATGKTYGDNEKTQPRMNLTITIPDDRRFNLDIRTSNGAILLNRPEAISTILAETGNGRIQITNAVGDISGKTLNGDVIVANAIGNVDLDSNRGDMKARGISGDVDLTTQVGSISIADSVGEFTAETRNGNITLDGANLGIKAQSLNGSINIVSSKVGGDWDVYSAVGAINVLLPDRGDYSLAGSSSYGDLSTDLPFKVQNKTIEGQLGEGEYRVKIEGNSDLTIHRNPAVSTPETATPDSEDTAENLEQTAEDGPNSQDDSTEVP, encoded by the coding sequence ATGATGAACCGTAAAGTCCGGGTTGGCCGCTATACGGCTGCCGCCTTAATCGTAGCGGTAGGTGTGCTGTTGATTATGGATAAACGGTGGGGAACTGACTATGTATATGAGATGGTGGACTGGTGGCCATTTTTGCTCGTTGTTCTAGGTGTTGAATATATTGTGCTGTTCCTGTGGACACGCAGAAGAAAAAAAGTGCAATCGGATAAGCCGAGCCATCCTGATGAGCAAATCAAAGTACGTTTCAGACCGGATGCCAAAGGCATTCTGGCCTCACTGATTTTGGCGGCTTCCGTATTTATCGTCACCGAGCAGGATCATTACATGCACTTATGGAATAGAGTGAGTCTAAATCTCGGAGCGGCATCCATGGACTACAGTCAAGCGGCAGGATATATGGAGGATAAGGGTACGATTCGTGTACCTGTTCGCATGGATACGTCGGATCTTGTAGTCGAAGGTGTCAACGGAGATATCTCGGTGCAACGGGGGGATACGGAGGAGATTGAAGTACGAACGGTTATCTGGGTAGATCAGACGACGGAAGTACAGGCAAAGGCCGTTGCAGCAGCATCGTTTGTAGAGACCGATGGTACAAAGGTAATTCATATCAAAGCTACAGGCAAGACGTATGGGGACAATGAAAAAACGCAGCCGCGTATGAATCTTACCATTACGATCCCGGATGATCGTCGTTTTAATCTCGATATTCGAACGTCCAATGGAGCGATATTATTAAACCGCCCGGAAGCGATTAGTACCATACTCGCTGAAACGGGTAACGGACGTATCCAGATTACCAATGCTGTTGGAGATATCTCAGGGAAAACGTTAAACGGGGATGTCATTGTAGCCAACGCCATTGGTAATGTAGATCTGGACAGTAACCGTGGAGACATGAAGGCTCGCGGGATTTCCGGCGATGTAGATCTAACTACACAAGTGGGAAGTATCAGTATTGCAGACTCCGTTGGTGAATTCACCGCAGAGACACGCAACGGCAATATTACGCTGGATGGAGCCAATCTGGGAATCAAAGCTCAATCGCTTAATGGCAGTATTAACATCGTATCTTCCAAAGTCGGTGGGGACTGGGATGTGTACAGTGCTGTGGGAGCCATTAACGTATTACTTCCTGATCGTGGAGACTACAGTCTTGCGGGTTCCAGCAGTTATGGAGATCTAAGTACGGATCTGCCTTTCAAAGTACAGAACAAAACCATAGAAGGCCAGCTCGGTGAGGGTGAGTACAGGGTGAAAATCGAAGGCAACAGCGATCTTACCATTCATCGGAACCCTGCTGTATCTACGCCTGAAACAGCTACACCTGATTCTGAAGATACGGCTGAGAATCTGGAACAGACTGCCGAGGACGGACCAAATTCCCAGGATGATTCTACAGAGGTTCCTTGA
- a CDS encoding S-layer homology domain-containing protein, protein MRRIHQNGKKFIMMLLACVVMLGVVPIFPTWVADQAYASVDEEWTSLGNAGFSEGEASAPKLAVDQSGNTYVAYTDLGASFKATVMKYSVSDGWQLVGERGLSSGSAIGITLVLDQQGTPYIGYQDNNADGKATVMRYNAINDGWEPVGQAGFTPDRANYPSLALDQAGNPYVAFKDGASGKATVMAYNELTGWGLVGINDVSPEIENAVSLVLDQAGIPYVAFQDSSSNTTVMRYSADTWEVVGQAGISPGYTSSPVLALSPSGRPFIAFSDDTSKLTVMTFKSETESWETVGDRGFSPGSISSPSIVVDQMGVPYVVFKDGANGHKATVMSYSSHNGWQFVGQAGFSADVVSTPALALDPQYGKPYVVYQDASEQSKATVMRFGTKLSHTVTYDGNGAQAGSAPIDNQQYPEQAGVTVQDNTGALEKAGYLFAGWNTASDGSGTSYDAGDTLIMDSSNVTLYAVWTPSSSGGTDPELDEDKWNILGQAGFSEEMAFDQDITVDANGTPYVVFTDSANSFRATVMKYSKDSGWVPVGQPGFTQSPASKNKIAIDQNGIIYVAFSDGNLTGSATVMKYTEHEGWEVVGSPGFSSRSLWSLDLELDKNGVPYVAFNSGYQLKVVKYNDDSSQWDSIGNAGYNLGSSGGGVLTMSPNGVLYAAYSDVDAGFKLSVIRYNEADDSWSLVGDRAFTEQNLAEIALAVDQNETVYATYTTGGHNGLKPTVVKYTGSGAWTAVGEPNFSENQTEFLSMVVDQEGSPYVAFKDFANGNKATVMKYNEVNGWEPLGGAGVSEGIAMDTRLAINKDGALYLSFRDGISAPKSTVMSYVPSKSYQIRYDSNGASSGNVPLDDQMYKSQSQVTILGNTGNLVKTGHAFAGWNTAADGSGHSYGAGDVLLVGKSNVTLYAKWTASNNGGSDGSGGSGGSDGSGGSGGSGGSGGSGSGATGASPSGGGATNSGVTILVNGKPETVGTLSKTQLNGQNVLTLTVDEQAVMQKLQVEGKGAVVTLPVQSGDKDRVNGELTGRLVKFMADQEAVLVLQTDAATYSLPSRLVDVSMLAQQLGANNHLEDMILHLQISPASADRVSEVEEAGRVNGLSLIGSLLEFNITATYEGNSVSVDRFNEYVERAIILPNESDSMKVTTGVVVEKDGSMRHVPTKISNINGVNYAKINSLTNSVYGLVWNPRTFTDVAGHWAEAEVNDMGSRMVIRGVTDTIFNPAERITRAEFTAVLVRALGLQSNTANNQFSDVSSSDWYAGVVSAATDYGLIDGYTDGAFRPAQDITREEAMMIIHRTMKITGLDRKLDINASQDLSRFTDMNQVSDWAKEAVNISLQAGVVSGRSNENISPKFMITRAETAVLVRRLLQLSGLI, encoded by the coding sequence ATGAGAAGGATTCATCAGAATGGTAAGAAATTCATTATGATGTTGTTGGCTTGTGTAGTCATGTTGGGAGTGGTTCCAATCTTTCCGACATGGGTTGCAGATCAGGCCTATGCTTCTGTTGATGAAGAATGGACATCGCTCGGAAATGCTGGTTTTTCTGAAGGAGAAGCCTCTGCTCCCAAGTTGGCGGTTGATCAATCAGGTAATACATATGTTGCTTATACGGATTTAGGTGCCAGTTTCAAAGCTACAGTGATGAAGTATAGTGTCTCCGATGGCTGGCAGCTTGTTGGTGAGAGAGGTTTATCGAGCGGTTCAGCAATTGGAATTACGCTTGTACTAGATCAACAGGGTACCCCGTATATTGGATATCAGGATAATAATGCGGATGGTAAAGCAACAGTTATGAGATATAATGCAATCAATGATGGGTGGGAACCGGTAGGACAAGCTGGCTTTACGCCAGACAGGGCGAACTATCCTTCACTTGCGCTGGATCAGGCGGGTAATCCGTATGTTGCTTTTAAGGATGGAGCCAGTGGTAAGGCAACAGTAATGGCATACAACGAATTAACAGGATGGGGTTTGGTAGGAATTAACGATGTTTCCCCGGAAATTGAAAACGCGGTATCGTTAGTTCTTGATCAAGCAGGTATACCCTATGTAGCTTTTCAGGACAGTTCCTCCAATACGACAGTGATGAGATATAGCGCTGATACTTGGGAAGTGGTAGGACAAGCAGGGATCTCGCCCGGATATACATCCTCTCCCGTGCTCGCACTAAGCCCCTCAGGCAGGCCATTTATCGCATTTAGTGACGATACATCCAAATTGACAGTAATGACATTCAAGAGTGAGACAGAAAGCTGGGAAACCGTTGGTGACCGGGGGTTCTCTCCAGGTTCGATTTCTTCACCGTCAATTGTAGTAGATCAGATGGGCGTACCTTATGTTGTCTTTAAGGACGGTGCAAACGGTCATAAAGCAACAGTTATGAGTTATAGTTCGCATAATGGTTGGCAGTTTGTGGGTCAAGCGGGATTCTCCGCAGATGTGGTATCTACGCCTGCACTGGCACTAGATCCTCAATATGGAAAACCCTATGTGGTTTATCAGGATGCATCTGAGCAATCCAAAGCGACCGTAATGCGGTTTGGTACGAAGCTTTCGCACACAGTCACGTACGATGGGAATGGAGCTCAGGCAGGCAGTGCACCAATTGATAATCAGCAATACCCTGAACAAGCAGGTGTCACTGTTCAAGACAACACAGGGGCTTTGGAAAAAGCGGGATATCTATTTGCTGGCTGGAACACAGCAAGTGATGGAAGCGGAACGAGCTATGATGCTGGCGATACGTTAATAATGGATTCTTCTAACGTAACACTATATGCTGTTTGGACACCTTCTTCTTCTGGAGGTACAGACCCGGAACTAGATGAAGACAAATGGAATATTCTTGGTCAAGCAGGCTTCTCGGAGGAAATGGCTTTTGATCAGGATATTACAGTAGATGCGAATGGCACGCCATATGTTGTATTTACGGATAGTGCTAATAGCTTTAGAGCGACTGTAATGAAATATAGCAAAGATAGTGGATGGGTGCCTGTAGGACAACCTGGCTTTACACAGAGTCCTGCATCCAAAAATAAAATAGCAATTGACCAGAATGGAATAATATATGTTGCCTTTAGTGATGGAAATCTTACTGGCAGTGCCACAGTCATGAAGTACACGGAGCATGAAGGCTGGGAAGTTGTGGGATCACCAGGTTTCTCGTCAAGAAGTTTATGGAGTCTGGATTTGGAACTTGATAAAAATGGTGTGCCTTATGTTGCATTTAATAGTGGTTATCAACTCAAAGTAGTGAAATATAATGACGATTCCAGTCAGTGGGATTCCATTGGCAACGCTGGATACAACCTGGGAAGCTCGGGAGGCGGCGTACTGACTATGAGTCCAAATGGTGTACTTTATGCTGCATACAGCGATGTTGATGCGGGATTCAAATTATCCGTTATCCGATATAACGAAGCAGATGATTCTTGGTCACTGGTTGGCGATCGTGCGTTCACTGAACAAAATTTGGCTGAAATTGCGCTCGCTGTGGATCAGAACGAAACGGTGTATGCTACATATACGACGGGTGGCCACAATGGACTTAAGCCAACCGTAGTAAAATACACTGGCTCGGGAGCATGGACAGCGGTTGGAGAGCCGAATTTCTCTGAGAACCAGACCGAATTTCTTTCCATGGTGGTTGACCAAGAAGGAAGTCCGTATGTGGCTTTTAAGGACTTTGCCAATGGTAATAAAGCAACCGTTATGAAATATAACGAGGTGAATGGCTGGGAACCATTAGGGGGAGCTGGAGTATCAGAAGGAATTGCAATGGATACCAGACTGGCGATTAACAAAGATGGGGCCCTTTACCTTTCTTTTAGAGATGGAATTAGTGCACCCAAATCTACAGTGATGTCCTATGTTCCATCTAAGAGCTATCAAATTCGATATGACAGTAACGGGGCTTCATCAGGAAATGTACCTTTAGATGACCAGATGTATAAGTCACAATCGCAGGTTACCATTCTCGGTAACACAGGTAATCTAGTGAAGACAGGACATGCTTTTGCAGGATGGAATACGGCTGCGGATGGTAGTGGACATAGTTATGGTGCAGGGGATGTTCTGCTCGTAGGAAAATCTAATGTAACCTTGTATGCGAAGTGGACTGCTTCAAATAATGGTGGATCTGATGGGTCAGGAGGTTCCGGAGGTTCTGATGGATCTGGGGGTTCAGGTGGATCTGGAGGTTCTGGAGGTTCGGGAAGCGGAGCGACAGGTGCATCACCATCAGGCGGAGGAGCAACAAACTCGGGTGTCACGATCTTGGTGAATGGAAAGCCTGAAACAGTTGGAACCTTGAGTAAAACTCAATTGAATGGGCAGAATGTGTTGACTCTGACCGTCGACGAGCAGGCTGTCATGCAAAAATTGCAGGTTGAAGGCAAGGGTGCCGTAGTGACCCTTCCTGTGCAAAGCGGCGATAAAGACCGGGTTAATGGTGAATTGACTGGTAGATTAGTGAAGTTCATGGCAGATCAAGAAGCTGTACTTGTACTTCAGACAGATGCGGCTACGTATTCCTTGCCTTCCCGCTTGGTGGATGTTAGTATGCTAGCCCAACAACTTGGCGCGAATAACCACCTAGAAGATATGATTCTTCATTTGCAAATTTCTCCTGCTTCTGCAGATCGCGTATCCGAAGTGGAGGAAGCAGGCCGTGTAAACGGCTTAAGCTTGATTGGGTCGCTGTTAGAATTCAATATCACAGCCACATATGAGGGTAACTCTGTGAGTGTAGACCGATTTAACGAGTATGTGGAACGAGCAATAATACTACCTAATGAGAGTGACTCCATGAAGGTGACGACAGGAGTAGTTGTTGAGAAGGATGGCAGCATGCGTCATGTACCGACCAAGATTTCGAATATTAACGGTGTGAACTATGCGAAGATCAACAGTTTGACCAATAGTGTATATGGTCTGGTCTGGAATCCACGAACTTTCACGGATGTTGCGGGACACTGGGCAGAAGCAGAAGTAAACGATATGGGCTCACGTATGGTTATTCGTGGAGTAACAGATACAATATTTAACCCAGCTGAGCGTATTACACGTGCTGAATTCACGGCTGTTCTGGTAAGAGCGTTGGGGCTGCAAAGCAATACAGCTAATAACCAGTTTAGCGATGTGAGTTCAAGTGATTGGTATGCAGGTGTAGTTAGCGCTGCGACTGATTATGGTCTCATCGATGGTTACACAGACGGTGCGTTCCGTCCTGCACAGGATATCACTCGTGAGGAAGCGATGATGATAATTCATCGGACGATGAAAATCACTGGTTTGGATCGTAAGCTGGATATAAATGCGAGCCAAGATCTTTCACGGTTTACCGATATGAATCAAGTATCCGATTGGGCCAAAGAAGCGGTGAACATCAGTCTACAAGCTGGAGTTGTATCTGGTCGAAGTAACGAGAACATTTCTCCGAAATTTATGATTACTCGGGCAGAGACGGCTGTGCTTGTTCGACGGCTGTTGCAGCTATCAGGTCTGATTTAA
- the gatC gene encoding Asp-tRNA(Asn)/Glu-tRNA(Gln) amidotransferase subunit GatC yields the protein MSISNNDVQHVAKLARLNLTAEEEQTLTGQLNAILKYAEKLNELDTEDIEPTTHVLHVSNVMREDETKESLSIEQVMRNAPEEEDGQFKVPAVME from the coding sequence ATGAGTATTTCAAATAATGACGTTCAGCATGTGGCCAAGCTGGCCCGACTCAACTTGACTGCTGAAGAAGAACAGACCCTGACAGGTCAGCTGAACGCGATTTTAAAATATGCAGAAAAGCTGAATGAGCTGGATACGGAAGACATCGAACCCACCACTCACGTTCTGCACGTAAGCAATGTCATGCGTGAAGATGAGACCAAAGAAAGCCTGTCGATTGAACAGGTGATGCGCAATGCACCGGAAGAAGAAGACGGGCAGTTTAAAGTGCCTGCTGTAATGGAATAA